In Gigantopelta aegis isolate Gae_Host chromosome 6, Gae_host_genome, whole genome shotgun sequence, the following are encoded in one genomic region:
- the LOC121375082 gene encoding uncharacterized protein LOC121375082, giving the protein MRRPLQYHNSPITNLLMLGRPIKKYIVIQLLVVGFIIYVWYQLNGGFIPSFLRPRLPFLKIGPDINALMFFGDAEDDGSKIWWARQVNSRDKLNEALIGPAHMVEGDVILRGQGTKVHTLVPVMGKPPSTDSDITFDEWITTLKSGSKGIKIDFSTIDSVEITLQKLKNVNEKSTLKFPVWLHADVLRGPLGGKPTVDATRFFRTMKRLFPRCTLSLGWTTGIHTDLSQSGYTWDMVMDMYDLIQKWDVGDQPIVFQARLSLIHNSVPQLKWLTDVISHSALMIWHADGDMPNYENLMYVSYRFPPNELFFDLDHNDLQGHLKKYRHFSKEKVSPLVTKRDLVMFHPGAWLKMGFYMEKNSILGSTEALVLNSPIVYVASKSMYKPTPMIKLNGRVLFLDRKNYTIEPRRTGLNIYIRPTVYKSFEEIVGIRCFLGADGEVLITGSNLKVKDFTKSAKITPSSVRCFRFSIKDSVNEIIFQVNVLHGCESLESVNQDEEVHLELRVAIPPELGASEHPFILRLEDNRRTAVIDELNIKHV; this is encoded by the exons ATGCGTCGACCACTACAATATCACAATTCTCCGATAACAAATCTACTGATGCTTGGACGGCcgataaaaaaatacatagttATTCAACTGTTAGTCGTTGGATTTATTATTTACGTTTGGTATCAACTAAATGGag GTTTTATTCCAAGTTTCTTGAGGCCCAGATTACCCTTTTTGAAAATTGGGCCTGATATCAATGCTCTCATGTTTTTTGGTGATGCCGAAGATGATGGCAGTAAAATCTGGTGGGCTCGACAAGTCAACTCTCGGGATAAACTGAATGAGGCTCTCATAG gCCCAGCTCACATGGTGGAAGGTGATGTGATTCTGAGAGGACAAGGCACCAAGGTTCACACACTGGTTCCTGTGATGGGAAAACCTCCCAGCACCGACAGCGACATCACATTTGATGAGTGGATTACCACCCTCAAATCGGGCTCGAAGGGAATCAAAATAGACTTCAGCACCATCGATTCTGTGGAGATAACACTTCAAAAACTTAAAAACGTAAATGAAAAG AGTACTTTGAAGTTTCCAGTCTGGCTCCATGCTGATGTGCTGCGAGGTCCTCTTGGAGGGAAACCGACTGTTGATGCGACCCGTTTCTTCCGTACGATGAAGCGTCTTTTCCCCAGATGTACACTGTCTCTCGGCTGGACGACCGGAATTCACACAGACCTCAGCCAGAGCGGCTACACGTGGGACATGGTGATGGATATGTACGATCTCATACAGAAGTGGGACGTTGGCGACCAGCCAATTGTGTTTCAGGCGAGACTGTCGCTGATTCACAATTCCGTCCCGCAGCTGAAGTGGCTTACCGACGTCATTTCACATTCCGCCCTCATGATCTGGCACGCTGATGGTGACATGCCAAACTACGAAAACTTGATGTACGTGTCCTATCGATTCCCGCCAAACGAGTTGTTCTTTGACCTGGACCACAACGACCTTCAGGGTCATTTAAAGAAGTACCGTCATTTTTCGAAAGAGAAAGTGAGTCCCCTGGTGACGAAAAGAGATCTCGTTATGTTTCATCCAGGTGCGTGGTTGAAAATGGGATTCTACATGGAGAAAAATTCCATCCTTGGAAGCACAGAAGCCCTTGTGTTAAACAGTCCTATTGTTTACGTTGCGAGTAAAAGTATGTACAAACCCACTCCAATGATAAAACTCAATGGAAGGGTTCTGTTCCTTGACAGGAAGAACTACACTATAGAACCGAGACGGACTGGCTTGAACATATACATAAGACCGACAGTTTACAAAAGTTTTGAGGAAATTGTCGGCATCCGTTGTTTCTTGGGAGCTGACGGAGAAGTTCTTATAACAGGAAGCAACTTGAAAGTTAAAGATTTCACGAAATCTGCAAAAATAACACCAAGTTCTGTCAGGTGTTTCCGGTTTAGCATCAAAGATTCGGTAAATGAGATAATATTTCAGGTGAATGTGTTACATGGCTGTGAGAGCCTGGAAAGTGTTAATCAAGATGAAGAAGTTCACTTAGAACTGCGGGTGGCGATTCCACCTGAACTAGGTGCTAGTGAACATCCGTTCATATTAAGACTAGAGGATAACAGAAGGACGGCTGTTATAGATGAActaaatattaaacatgtttag